The genomic segment TCTTCAGTTTTTGTCAAATCAGAATCCTGTTCCAGCGCAGTGTAATCGTTTACGCTGGTAAAATTTCACCTGTCAATGACAGATAAAGGCAGGCGCCAGGCTGAACAGGAAGTTTTATCCGGAAGAAATCGGTCAAACCAGGGAGCTCATCTCATTTGCGCATAAAAAAGGAAAGGTACGTGAACTCTTGGCTTCATATACCCTTCTCTGCCGCATCCGGCACTTATTTTATCTTCAAAGGGGCCAGCTGTTTCCTGATTTCTTCAATCGGTACCCCGGCTTGCAGCAGTGCCGTAGCGGTATAAGCACTTTCGATGAATGCGGTATCGAACATCTCGATTGATTTATCTGATGTTTCTTTAACCATTTCCAAATTCATTTTGGAACTGCCCATATCATAAAAAGCGAGGACTTTATCGGCTTTATTCGCTTCAACGGCAGCCTGAATTTTGTCAAAACTGCTTCCGATTCCACCATCCTCTGTTCCGCCGGCTGAAGTAACGGATACATCAGAGGCAACTTCTTTCAACAGAGTTGTCAGTCCCAACGCAATTTTATCCACATGCGAACAAAGCAGCACGCCGTATTCATTCATAATAAGCCGCCTTCAAGCATTGTCTCAAACAAATAGCCACTGGACACGGATCCAGGATCCAGGTGGCCGATGGAACGATCACCGAGATAGGAAGCTCTTCCTTTTTTCGCTTTCATTGGTTTTGTCGACTGCACTGCCTGATTAATGGTGTCAACCGTTAACGTACCGCTTTTCAGTGCTTCAGCTACCGGAAGCCAGACATCAACCATGGTTTTATCGCCGGGTTTGGCTTTCCCGCGATGCTGAATACTCGATGCACCGGCACGAACCAGTTCTGTCGGATCTGTTTCATCGCCTGCAGCGATTTTCGCCATACCGATAAACGCGGAACCGTAAAGTGGCCCGGATGCGCCGCCAATTTTACTGAGCAGGCTCATCGCAGCGGTTTTCAGGACCTCCTGAACGGTTTTGAATGTTTTACCGTTCAGTGCTTCTTTCATCGCGGCTGCTCCCGGGCCATGTTTGTCCCATGGTCTCCATCACCAATTGCCTGATCCAGTTCGCTTAAATAATCCTTGTGATCTGCAATCCGGTCACTGAATAGATTTAACCACTTTATTGTATTTTCAACTGTAATCATACCCATTGCTCCTTTTACCAGGCTGTTGTCTCAACCGGTGCCTTAAGCCAATCGAGCCACTTTGAATCCTGCAGATGAAATAATGTCAGAGAAA from the Sporolactobacillus sp. Y61 genome contains:
- the dhaM gene encoding dihydroxyacetone kinase phosphoryl donor subunit DhaM, whose protein sequence is MNEYGVLLCSHVDKIALGLTTLLKEVASDVSVTSAGGTEDGGIGSSFDKIQAAVEANKADKVLAFYDMGSSKMNLEMVKETSDKSIEMFDTAFIESAYTATALLQAGVPIEEIRKQLAPLKIK